A single Clavibacter nebraskensis NCPPB 2581 DNA region contains:
- a CDS encoding LLM class flavin-dependent oxidoreductase encodes MTHLERVPLNVLDLAPRPFGGTNADAVAGSIRLAQAAEAAGYSRFWVAEHHGMPGIASSAPAVLLAGIAARTSTIRVGSGGVMLPNHTPLVVAEQFGTLRALYGDRIDLGIGRAPGTDGATAMALRRSEAGLGVDDFPQQLVDLVGFFTGGMADDNPLRGITAVPGLGDVPQMWLLGSSGYSAQVAAALGIRFAFAHHFAGDRTEQALALYRERFQPSDDLAAPHSAIAVSVIADEDPDVVEREARAGRITWLRMRQGGKPQPVDPAEAAAYEFSDLEREIIGARDHRQAIGSPDAVRIGLERLLTTTGADELIVAPSSTTLDHRIRTLRTVRDLATAEPAAA; translated from the coding sequence GTGACCCACCTCGAACGCGTCCCGCTGAACGTCCTCGACCTCGCCCCGCGCCCCTTCGGCGGCACGAACGCCGACGCCGTCGCCGGCAGCATCCGCCTCGCCCAGGCCGCCGAGGCCGCGGGCTACTCGAGGTTCTGGGTCGCCGAGCACCACGGGATGCCCGGCATCGCGAGCTCCGCCCCGGCCGTGCTCCTCGCGGGCATCGCCGCGCGCACGTCCACCATCCGCGTCGGCAGCGGCGGCGTCATGCTGCCGAACCACACGCCGCTCGTCGTTGCCGAGCAGTTCGGGACCCTCCGCGCGCTCTACGGCGACCGCATCGACCTCGGCATCGGCCGGGCCCCCGGCACGGACGGTGCGACCGCGATGGCGCTCCGGCGCAGCGAGGCGGGCCTCGGCGTCGACGACTTCCCGCAGCAGCTCGTCGACCTGGTCGGCTTCTTCACCGGCGGCATGGCGGACGACAACCCGCTGCGCGGGATCACGGCCGTCCCGGGGCTCGGCGACGTCCCGCAGATGTGGCTCCTCGGATCCAGCGGCTACTCCGCGCAGGTCGCCGCGGCCCTCGGGATCCGCTTCGCGTTCGCGCACCACTTCGCCGGCGACCGCACCGAGCAGGCGCTCGCGTTGTACCGCGAGCGCTTCCAGCCGAGCGACGACCTCGCAGCGCCCCACAGCGCCATCGCGGTGAGCGTCATCGCCGACGAGGACCCGGACGTCGTGGAGCGCGAGGCGCGCGCCGGCCGCATCACGTGGCTCCGCATGCGCCAGGGCGGGAAGCCGCAGCCCGTGGATCCGGCCGAGGCCGCCGCCTACGAGTTCAGCGACCTCGAGCGCGAGATCATCGGGGCGCGCGACCACCGCCAGGCCATCGGCTCGCCCGACGCCGTGCGCATCGGCCTCGAGCGCCTGCTGACGACCACGGGCGCGGACGAGCTCATCGTCGCGCCGTCGTCCACGACGCTCGACCACCGCATCCGGACGCTCCGCACGGTGCGCGATCTGGCCACCGCGGAGCCCGCCGCGGCCTGA
- a CDS encoding transglycosylase domain-containing protein yields MSASKNTPGRVAAALTGVLGMSAVAGVLVAAMVTPAIAVTSLAANNTIGLFEDLPDYLQIDNLAQKTELYATQGGHPVKFAEFYAQNRQEVGWDEVSDNAKAAAVDTEDPRFYEHGGVDVQSTFRALAQNVIGGGVESGASTITMQYVKNVLVQKAETLAETDPDAGKKAYAEATQESTARKLKEMRLAIGLEKKFSKNDILLGYLNIANYGGSVYGIQSAAKYYYGVDAKDLSIAQAASLVATVNYPTALRIDEPGNIKANKERRDVLIDNMLKHHSITQEQHDEAIATPVTPAITPSVSGCNAAQPASAAYFCDAVKYTVENSKEFGANPDEARRNLNRNGYKIYTTLNLDLQAKATDDMRKQIPTTMNSINVGSAMTSVEAKTGRVIAMVQNTDYGNSDQRGVTSVNYNTDQNYGGSGGFQVGSTYKLVTLLEWLKEGHSVNEVVNSSKGTWSGRDFQDSCTGGNLGSDVLKVTNDGAAPGANRTVMSGTANSTNTAFMAMASELDMCGIGQTAKDIGIHQAVPGKPLSNYVSDIIGSGGNNIAPLTMAQAYATVANNGTTCDSIMIDKVVLPDDTEVAPPSANCRETVSQDVAHTAAYALAGVMSATGAAANTNDGTPLIGKTGTTDRAKDTWFVGSSTEVTTAIWVGSASGQQIQQRNTKLPNGQLMSTARFAVWKPFMQAVNAVYKGSAFPGPAADLTRTPTVQVPDVSGMSPADAQSAIEGVGLSFAQGGARSSSVPAGQVAGSDPGAGANAARGSTVTVFISSGPDQSQQQGAPGTVPDVRGQDMTTARQTLRAAGFDVTMAQEQVQDNSQIGKATRTDPAAGEQSDGPVTLYIGRS; encoded by the coding sequence ATGTCTGCATCCAAGAACACGCCCGGCCGCGTCGCCGCCGCGCTCACGGGCGTCCTCGGCATGAGCGCCGTGGCCGGCGTGCTGGTGGCGGCGATGGTCACCCCAGCCATCGCCGTCACGAGCCTCGCGGCCAACAACACGATCGGCCTCTTCGAGGACCTGCCGGACTACCTGCAGATCGACAACCTGGCCCAGAAGACCGAGCTCTACGCCACGCAGGGCGGACACCCGGTGAAGTTCGCGGAGTTCTACGCGCAGAACCGCCAGGAGGTGGGCTGGGACGAGGTCTCCGACAACGCGAAGGCCGCGGCCGTCGACACGGAGGACCCCCGCTTCTATGAGCACGGCGGCGTCGACGTGCAGTCCACGTTCCGCGCGCTCGCGCAGAACGTCATCGGCGGCGGCGTCGAGTCGGGAGCGAGCACGATCACCATGCAGTACGTGAAGAACGTGCTCGTGCAGAAGGCGGAGACGCTCGCCGAGACGGATCCGGACGCGGGCAAGAAGGCGTATGCGGAGGCGACGCAGGAGTCGACCGCCCGCAAGCTCAAGGAGATGCGCCTCGCGATCGGGCTCGAGAAGAAGTTCTCGAAGAACGACATCCTGCTCGGCTACCTCAACATCGCGAACTACGGCGGCAGCGTCTACGGCATCCAGTCGGCCGCGAAGTACTACTACGGCGTGGACGCGAAGGACCTGAGCATCGCGCAGGCAGCGAGCCTCGTCGCGACCGTGAACTACCCCACGGCCCTGCGGATCGACGAGCCCGGGAACATCAAGGCCAACAAGGAGCGCCGCGACGTCCTCATCGACAACATGCTCAAGCATCACAGCATCACGCAGGAGCAGCACGACGAGGCGATCGCCACCCCCGTCACCCCCGCGATCACGCCCTCGGTGAGCGGCTGCAACGCCGCCCAGCCCGCGAGCGCCGCGTACTTCTGCGACGCGGTCAAGTACACCGTCGAGAACTCGAAGGAGTTCGGCGCGAACCCGGACGAGGCCCGTCGGAACCTCAACCGCAACGGCTACAAGATCTACACGACGCTGAACCTCGACCTCCAGGCCAAGGCCACGGACGACATGCGCAAGCAGATCCCGACCACGATGAACAGCATCAACGTCGGATCCGCCATGACGAGCGTCGAGGCCAAGACCGGCCGCGTGATCGCAATGGTGCAGAACACCGACTACGGCAACAGCGACCAGCGCGGCGTCACGAGCGTCAACTACAACACCGACCAGAACTACGGCGGCTCGGGCGGATTCCAGGTGGGATCGACCTACAAGCTCGTCACCCTGCTGGAATGGCTGAAGGAGGGGCACTCGGTGAACGAGGTCGTCAACTCCTCGAAGGGCACCTGGAGCGGGCGCGACTTCCAGGACTCCTGCACGGGCGGCAACCTCGGCTCCGACGTGCTCAAGGTCACCAACGACGGCGCCGCGCCGGGTGCCAACCGCACCGTGATGTCGGGTACGGCGAACTCCACCAACACGGCGTTCATGGCCATGGCCTCCGAGCTCGACATGTGCGGCATCGGCCAGACCGCGAAGGACATCGGCATCCACCAGGCGGTGCCGGGCAAGCCGCTCTCCAACTACGTGTCCGACATCATCGGCTCGGGCGGCAACAACATCGCGCCCCTCACGATGGCGCAGGCCTACGCGACCGTGGCCAACAACGGCACCACGTGCGACTCGATCATGATCGACAAGGTGGTCCTTCCGGACGACACCGAAGTCGCTCCCCCGTCGGCGAACTGCCGCGAGACGGTCAGCCAGGACGTCGCGCACACCGCCGCCTACGCGCTCGCGGGTGTCATGAGCGCCACGGGTGCCGCCGCCAACACCAACGACGGCACGCCGCTCATCGGCAAGACCGGTACCACCGACAGGGCGAAGGACACCTGGTTCGTCGGCTCCAGCACCGAGGTCACGACGGCCATCTGGGTCGGCAGCGCCTCGGGCCAGCAGATCCAGCAGCGCAACACCAAGCTCCCCAACGGGCAGCTCATGTCCACCGCGCGGTTCGCCGTGTGGAAGCCGTTCATGCAGGCCGTCAACGCGGTCTACAAGGGATCGGCGTTCCCCGGCCCGGCAGCGGACCTGACCCGCACGCCGACGGTCCAGGTGCCGGACGTGTCGGGCATGTCCCCGGCCGACGCCCAATCGGCCATCGAGGGCGTGGGCCTGTCCTTCGCCCAGGGCGGCGCGCGCTCCTCCTCCGTTCCCGCCGGGCAGGTCGCCGGATCCGACCCGGGCGCCGGCGCCAACGCCGCGCGCGGGTCCACCGTCACGGTGTTCATCAGCAGCGGGCCCGATCAGAGCCAGCAGCAGGGCGCCCCGGGCACCGTCCCGGACGTGCGCGGGCAGGACATGACGACCGCCCGGCAGACCCTGCGCGCGGCCGGCTTCGACGTGACCATGGCGCAGGAGCAGGTGCAGGACAACTCGCAGATCGGGAAGGCGACCCGCACGGATCCCGCCGCCGGTGAACAGAGCGACGGCCCCGTCACGCTCTACATCGGACGCAGCTGA
- a CDS encoding acyltransferase family protein, whose amino-acid sequence MTGTPTSAPARVRTLLPGIEGLRGVAAVAVLLYHVQRQLARPTTDIPLVGEVAFFSHGVTLFFVLSGFLLFLQFARGLVDGGAMPRLSRYAVNRVLRVFPGYIVVLLLVSLVLRVAILPRETRDAGISVGALGPVDTIVNALLLQGYTPRTLRSGIEVAWTLAVEVSFYVVLPIVALLAARLLRGRATWIRALAPAAVLLLIGVAGKVWSVVAQAPLGHRGRLASEWGVTWEAVVNRSILVHADLFAYGMAAAVVLLTLSADEGLRDRVAAWRVPAGIVAAALIVVASEAPVGAFEESIVAASCATLLLLVALPRRGGSLGPMTRFLELRWIAWLGTISFSVYLWHLPVIRFLRRAGLVLPDTLAGFALNTLVVGAVTLALSSATYYAIERPALRLKPGSR is encoded by the coding sequence ATGACCGGGACCCCGACGTCCGCACCCGCGCGCGTGCGCACGCTGCTGCCCGGCATCGAGGGGCTCCGCGGGGTCGCCGCCGTCGCCGTGCTGCTGTACCACGTGCAGCGCCAGCTGGCCCGGCCGACCACCGACATCCCGCTCGTCGGCGAGGTCGCCTTCTTCAGCCACGGCGTCACGCTGTTCTTCGTGCTGAGCGGCTTCCTGCTGTTCCTGCAGTTCGCGCGCGGCCTCGTCGACGGCGGCGCCATGCCGCGCCTGTCGCGCTACGCCGTCAACCGCGTGCTCCGCGTCTTCCCGGGCTACATCGTGGTGCTGCTGCTCGTGAGCCTCGTGCTGCGCGTCGCGATCCTGCCGCGGGAGACCCGCGACGCCGGCATCTCGGTGGGCGCGCTCGGGCCGGTCGACACGATCGTGAACGCCCTGCTGCTGCAGGGCTACACGCCGCGCACGCTCCGCAGCGGCATCGAGGTCGCCTGGACGCTCGCCGTCGAGGTGTCCTTCTACGTGGTGCTGCCGATCGTGGCGCTGCTCGCGGCGCGGCTGCTGCGGGGGAGGGCGACGTGGATCCGCGCCCTCGCGCCGGCAGCGGTGCTCCTGCTGATCGGCGTGGCCGGCAAGGTCTGGTCCGTGGTCGCGCAGGCCCCGCTCGGCCACCGCGGCCGCCTCGCGAGCGAGTGGGGCGTCACATGGGAGGCGGTCGTGAACCGCAGCATCCTCGTGCACGCGGACCTCTTCGCGTACGGCATGGCGGCGGCCGTCGTCTTGCTCACGCTGTCCGCGGACGAGGGCCTGCGCGACCGCGTCGCGGCCTGGCGCGTGCCCGCCGGGATCGTCGCCGCCGCGCTCATCGTCGTCGCCTCCGAGGCGCCCGTGGGCGCGTTCGAGGAGAGCATCGTGGCCGCCTCGTGCGCGACGCTGCTGCTCCTCGTGGCGCTTCCGCGGCGCGGGGGATCCCTCGGCCCGATGACGCGGTTCCTCGAACTCCGGTGGATCGCCTGGCTCGGCACGATCTCGTTCAGCGTCTACCTCTGGCACCTGCCCGTGATCCGCTTCCTCCGCCGAGCGGGCCTCGTGCTGCCGGACACGCTCGCGGGCTTCGCCCTCAACACGCTCGTGGTCGGGGCGGTGACGCTCGCGCTGTCGTCGGCGACGTATTACGCGATCGAGCGGCCGGCGCTCCGGCTGAAGCCCGGATCCCGCTAG
- a CDS encoding metallophosphoesterase, whose product MGVVGTIARTVGGVAAAGAAVFAYASFFERRRFTLREVTVPVLPVGADPIRVLHLSDMHMAPWQHKKQRWVRELAELKPDLVVDTGDNTGHEQGIVAVEETLEAFRGIPGVFVHGSNDYYGPMLKNPFKYFTANTHATQRPADLDLPRLERLYASLGWVDLNNAAGAIEVNGTLLEFFGVDDPHRDFDHLEALPGALDALREDGEAYQGASDAPVVSMGVAHAPYRRVLDSFVTNGARMIFAGHTHGGQVCVPGYGALVTNCDIPRRQVKGLSVWPHADRAAFLHVSAGLGTSIYAPVRFACYPEATLLTLTAV is encoded by the coding sequence ATGGGCGTCGTGGGCACGATCGCGCGCACCGTCGGCGGCGTCGCGGCCGCCGGCGCGGCGGTCTTCGCGTACGCGTCGTTCTTCGAGCGGCGCCGCTTCACCCTCCGCGAGGTGACGGTGCCGGTTCTCCCCGTAGGCGCCGACCCCATCCGCGTGCTCCACCTCTCGGACATGCACATGGCCCCGTGGCAGCACAAGAAGCAGCGCTGGGTGCGCGAGCTGGCGGAGCTCAAGCCCGACCTCGTCGTCGACACGGGCGACAACACCGGGCATGAGCAGGGCATCGTCGCCGTCGAGGAGACGCTCGAGGCCTTCCGCGGGATCCCCGGCGTCTTCGTGCACGGCTCGAACGACTACTACGGGCCGATGCTCAAGAACCCGTTCAAGTACTTCACCGCGAACACGCACGCCACCCAGCGGCCCGCCGACCTCGACCTCCCCCGGCTCGAGCGGCTGTACGCCTCCCTCGGCTGGGTCGACCTCAACAACGCCGCGGGCGCGATCGAGGTCAACGGCACCCTGCTCGAGTTCTTCGGGGTCGACGACCCGCACCGTGACTTCGACCACCTCGAGGCTCTCCCCGGCGCGCTCGACGCGCTGCGCGAGGACGGGGAGGCCTACCAGGGCGCCTCGGATGCGCCGGTCGTGTCGATGGGCGTGGCGCACGCCCCCTATCGCCGGGTGCTCGACTCGTTCGTCACCAACGGCGCCCGCATGATCTTCGCCGGGCACACCCACGGGGGGCAGGTCTGCGTGCCGGGATACGGCGCGCTCGTCACCAACTGCGACATCCCCCGGCGCCAGGTGAAGGGCCTCAGCGTCTGGCCGCACGCCGACCGCGCGGCGTTCCTTCACGTGAGTGCCGGCCTCGGCACGTCGATCTACGCGCCGGTCCGCTTCGCCTGCTACCCGGAGGCGACCCTGCTCACGCTCACCGCGGTCTGA
- a CDS encoding transglycosylase domain-containing protein, with protein MRKTDLTISTRLGAFLGLVGMSTIAGVLVAAMVTPAIAVSGIAANSTIGVFEDIPDNLQIDNLAQKTVLYAKQGDSQVPFAEFFSQDREEVPWDAVSSYAKDAAIATEDPRYYEHGGVDVLSAARALAQNVLNKEVQSGASTITMQYVRNVLVQKAQNMVDSSDEATQAAGRKAFTEATQPDMPRKLKEMRMAIGVEKKYSKNEILLAYLNIANFGSRVYGIESAARYYFNVSAADLTLEQAASLIATVNAPEVFKIDNPDNLERNKERRDLLLRNMLKEQKITQEQYDTASAAAITPTITPSTSGCIQANPISAAYFCDYVKNEILTNPEFGATPAERDAVLKRGGMQVYTTLDLDIQANAAEQMRKQVPTTARFTKIGGSVVSREVKTGRVIAMAQNTDYGVGDQPGITEVNYSADFAHGGSRGFQVGSTYKIFTLVDWLKSGKSIYQTVNASKTNWQKSEFTSCGNRLSGPAYPVTNDTNTGATSNQTVLQATVASVNSAFIAMASQLDICDITNTAKDMGVYNADPDQPVSSQPSDVVGSGGNNVAPLQMATAFSSVANQGTMCPPIVIDKVVLPDESELVTPKSDCTQAMSPDVANTAAFTLKAVMGGTGAASNPRDGTEIMGKTGTTDRSKDTWFVGSSTEVTTAVWVGNVEGFASMRRNVLNGSAADSARHRIFKPLQTFIDDRYPAEGFPAPSSALTKKPYVPPAPKPTQSAAPTAPEAPAAPAAPAQPAPPAEG; from the coding sequence ATGAGGAAAACTGACCTGACCATCTCGACCCGGTTGGGCGCGTTCCTCGGACTCGTCGGCATGAGCACGATCGCTGGCGTGCTCGTCGCCGCCATGGTGACCCCGGCCATCGCCGTCTCCGGCATCGCGGCCAACAGCACCATCGGCGTGTTCGAGGACATCCCGGACAACCTGCAGATCGACAACCTCGCGCAGAAGACGGTGCTCTACGCCAAGCAGGGCGACAGCCAAGTGCCCTTCGCCGAGTTCTTCTCGCAGGACCGCGAGGAGGTCCCGTGGGACGCGGTCTCGTCGTACGCGAAGGACGCCGCGATCGCGACCGAGGACCCCCGCTACTACGAGCACGGCGGCGTCGACGTGCTGTCGGCCGCCCGCGCTCTCGCGCAGAACGTGCTGAACAAGGAGGTCCAGTCGGGCGCCTCCACGATCACGATGCAGTACGTCCGCAACGTCCTGGTGCAGAAGGCCCAGAACATGGTCGACTCCTCCGACGAGGCCACGCAGGCCGCGGGCCGGAAGGCCTTCACCGAGGCCACCCAGCCCGACATGCCCCGCAAGCTCAAGGAGATGCGGATGGCGATAGGGGTGGAGAAGAAGTACTCCAAGAACGAGATCCTCCTCGCGTACCTCAACATCGCGAACTTCGGCAGCCGCGTCTACGGCATCGAGTCCGCGGCGCGCTACTACTTCAACGTCTCCGCCGCCGACCTCACGCTCGAGCAGGCCGCGAGCCTCATCGCCACGGTCAACGCGCCCGAGGTCTTCAAGATCGACAACCCGGACAACCTCGAGCGCAACAAGGAGCGCCGCGACCTGCTGCTGCGGAACATGCTCAAGGAGCAGAAGATCACGCAGGAGCAGTACGACACGGCCTCCGCCGCCGCGATCACGCCGACGATCACGCCCTCCACGAGCGGCTGCATCCAGGCGAACCCGATCTCGGCGGCGTACTTCTGCGACTACGTGAAGAACGAGATCCTCACCAACCCGGAGTTCGGCGCGACGCCGGCCGAGCGCGATGCCGTGCTCAAGCGCGGCGGCATGCAGGTCTACACGACGCTCGACCTCGACATCCAGGCGAACGCGGCGGAGCAGATGCGCAAGCAGGTGCCGACGACCGCGCGCTTCACGAAGATCGGCGGATCCGTGGTCTCCCGCGAGGTGAAGACGGGGCGCGTCATCGCGATGGCCCAGAACACCGACTACGGGGTCGGCGACCAGCCCGGCATCACCGAGGTCAACTACTCCGCGGACTTCGCGCACGGTGGATCGCGGGGCTTCCAGGTCGGATCGACGTACAAGATCTTCACCCTCGTCGACTGGCTGAAGAGCGGGAAGTCGATCTACCAGACCGTCAACGCCTCCAAGACGAACTGGCAGAAGAGCGAGTTCACCTCGTGCGGTAACCGCTTGAGCGGCCCCGCGTACCCCGTGACGAACGACACGAACACCGGGGCGACGTCGAACCAGACCGTGCTCCAGGCGACCGTGGCGTCGGTGAACTCGGCGTTCATCGCCATGGCGAGCCAGCTCGACATCTGCGACATCACCAATACGGCGAAGGACATGGGCGTCTACAACGCCGACCCGGATCAGCCCGTCTCGAGCCAGCCTTCGGACGTCGTGGGCTCCGGCGGCAACAACGTCGCCCCGCTCCAGATGGCGACCGCCTTCTCCTCCGTCGCGAACCAGGGCACCATGTGCCCGCCCATCGTGATCGACAAGGTCGTCCTCCCGGACGAGTCGGAGCTCGTGACCCCGAAGAGCGACTGCACGCAGGCCATGAGCCCGGATGTCGCCAACACGGCCGCCTTCACGCTCAAGGCCGTCATGGGCGGCACCGGCGCTGCGTCGAACCCGCGCGACGGCACCGAGATCATGGGCAAGACGGGCACGACCGACCGCTCGAAGGACACCTGGTTCGTCGGGTCCTCCACCGAGGTCACCACGGCCGTCTGGGTCGGCAACGTCGAGGGCTTCGCGTCCATGCGCCGCAACGTCCTCAACGGTTCGGCCGCGGACAGCGCACGTCACCGGATCTTCAAGCCGCTGCAGACGTTCATCGACGACCGCTACCCGGCCGAGGGCTTCCCCGCGCCGAGCAGCGCGTTGACGAAGAAGCCCTACGTGCCGCCGGCACCGAAGCCCACGCAGTCGGCGGCGCCCACGGCACCGGAGGCACCCGCTGCTCCGGCGGCTCCGGCCCAGCCCGCCCCTCCCGCGGAGGGATGA